The window GTGGCCTACACGCACATGTTCATGGATGGCAAGCTGGCCTTCCAGGCTGCCTATGGCCACCTCTTTGCTGGCGGCTATATCGCGGAGAACCTGGGCACGAGCAGAGGCCAGGATTGGGCCTATGCGCAGCTCTGGGTGAATTTCTAAGAAGAACTCGAACAGTATAAGCAGGGCCGGGAGGATCTCCCGGCCCTGCTCAAAAAAGAAAGCCCCGCCGGGAGACCCCCGGCGGGGCTTCTTTTTGCCTTGTCGTTGGTTGCCGATGCTCCGTTAGTCGTCTATACTCAAACCGGTCCTACGATCCATCACCATCGCTTTTCCAATCAACTTCCAGTGGACGATTTAACTAAACAACTTAGCGAACGGTTCGGCTTTGCGACGTTTCGGCCTGGCCAAGAAGAGGTCATTCGCGCCGTGCTGGCCGGGCGTGACGCCATGACGGTCATGCCCACAGGACAGGGGAAATCCCTGTGTTATCAGCTGCCTGCGACCATCTTGCCGGGGTTGACCCTGGTGATTTCTCCCCTCATTGCCCTGATGCAAGATCAGGTGGCTAGCCTAAAACAGCGAGGGATCAAAGCGGCGGCGTTTCACTCTGGCCTCACAGGCTCTGAGAAGCACCGGGTAATTCAGGATCTCCATCAGAAGCGGCTTCAGTTGCTCTATCTGGCGCCTGAACGGATGCAGCATGATGAATTTCTCCAGCTCCTGCGCAGTCTCTGGGTCTCCTTGCTGGTGGTCGATGAAGCCCATTGCATCTCCCAATGGGGGCACGATTTCAGGCCTGATTATCTCAAGATCGGCCGCCTCCGCCAGGAATTGACCAATCCTCCCTGTCTTGCCCTGACCGCCACTGCCACGACCCGCGTGCAAATCGATCTTTGCAAGCGTCTGTCCCTCCGCGATCCGCTCCGGTTGGTCACAGGCTTCCGCCGGCCCAATCTTGCCCTGTCCGTCCGTCTCTGTCAGTCCCGCCAGGAGAAGCTGGCGACGTTGGAGCGGTTGGTTCGCGAGAGGGAGAAGGGCACGATCCTGGTCTATTGCGCCACGCGTCGGGCGACCGAAGAGGTCGCGGATTGGCTGGGACAGTCTCATCAATCGGTCGGCTACTACCATGCAGGTCTCTCGGATGAGGAACGGCAGCTCGTGCATCACGACTTCCGCCGTGGGACTGTGAGGATTTTAGCTGCGACCAATGCCTTCGGCATGGGGATCGATAAGTCGGATGTCCGGCTGGTCGTCCATTTCGATATTCCTGGAAGTGTGGAGGCCTATTATCAAGAGGTCGGGCGGGCCGGCCGCGATGGACAGCCGGCGGCCTGCGTCTTGTTGTTCCATGAGCGGGATCTGGCCACGCAGGAATATTTCATTCAACTGGCGGCAAAGGACCCGGAAGGCTCAGACCGAGCAGTGCGGATGAGGACGCTACTCCAAGAGATGCTGGGGTATGTGTCCATATCGACCTGCCGGCAACTGGCGATTCTCGATTATTTCAGCGATGAAGCAGAGAAGGCCTTGGGCCCCTGCGGTCTTTGCGATCGCTGTGTGGCTCCGGTGCAACAGGTGAGGCGGGAGGCTTCCTGCGATGACGCGGCTTCCGCGAAGGCGGTCTTGGCGACCGTGTCCTGGTGCGGGGGGCGGTTCGGTGTGAGCCGTATCGTCGAGGTTCTCCGGGGCAGCCGCTCGAAAGCGTTGTTGGCCTTTGGCGGGGAAAGCTGTCCTACGTACGGAATGTGTCGTGCGCTGTCGAAGCCATCCGTGACCAGCCTAGTGAAGGGGCTGATCGAGTCAGGCTATCTTCAGGTCGAAGGGGCGGAGTATCCCACGATCGATGTGACAAGCAAAGGGCAGGAGGTCTTGCAGGGGGCCGGTGCCGTCACGCTGAACGTTGTGGAGGAGCGCCAGAGAGAGGCGCCGGTGAAGAAGCTATCCCGCGAGAAGGCTGCGGCCACGGCGGCTCTTCCAGCATCGCCGGTGGACCAACAACTGTTTGACCGGCTCCGGAAACTTCGTACGGAGCTGGCAGAGGAAGAGGATGTCGCGCCGTTTGTGATTTTTCACGACAAGACCTTGAAGGCCATCGCCAGCCACATGCCTGCGACGCCTGCTGCCCTGTTGGAAGTTCCAGGGATCGGTGAGCTGAAGGCGGAACGGTATGGCAGGCGGGTGCTGGCAGTGGTGAATGGGGAGAGATAGCTCTCCGTTACGGTAGATTCCCCGCCTCTGCGAATCGCGCTTGCAGCTCCCCGTACGTCTTTGTCACAGG of the Nitrospirota bacterium genome contains:
- the recQ gene encoding DNA helicase RecQ codes for the protein MDDLTKQLSERFGFATFRPGQEEVIRAVLAGRDAMTVMPTGQGKSLCYQLPATILPGLTLVISPLIALMQDQVASLKQRGIKAAAFHSGLTGSEKHRVIQDLHQKRLQLLYLAPERMQHDEFLQLLRSLWVSLLVVDEAHCISQWGHDFRPDYLKIGRLRQELTNPPCLALTATATTRVQIDLCKRLSLRDPLRLVTGFRRPNLALSVRLCQSRQEKLATLERLVREREKGTILVYCATRRATEEVADWLGQSHQSVGYYHAGLSDEERQLVHHDFRRGTVRILAATNAFGMGIDKSDVRLVVHFDIPGSVEAYYQEVGRAGRDGQPAACVLLFHERDLATQEYFIQLAAKDPEGSDRAVRMRTLLQEMLGYVSISTCRQLAILDYFSDEAEKALGPCGLCDRCVAPVQQVRREASCDDAASAKAVLATVSWCGGRFGVSRIVEVLRGSRSKALLAFGGESCPTYGMCRALSKPSVTSLVKGLIESGYLQVEGAEYPTIDVTSKGQEVLQGAGAVTLNVVEERQREAPVKKLSREKAAATAALPASPVDQQLFDRLRKLRTELAEEEDVAPFVIFHDKTLKAIASHMPATPAALLEVPGIGELKAERYGRRVLAVVNGER